ATTGACACACGTCCTGGAGACATTTGTCAAAACCCggaaatgaaacacacaggGTGTAATCGTACGGTAATATTAGCTAGGAAGATGTTGAAAGCCGACATCAGCCAATGAGTtaccaaatgtgttttttttacattcaaaaaTGTTAGAAGGTGCCTCCAGATTTTCATTGTCAAACATCTTTAACCACAGAGCTTAAGCTCCATTTAACAACATTAAttccacaacattaaaaccactgacaggtgacgcgaataacattgatcatctcaccacaatgcaatgttctgcttgGGAACCTTGGGTGCTGGCATGAATGCCACTTGACACACACCACCAATCCAAACACTGTTGAGGACcaagttgtgttgtcctttaaagtcagtgtgtttattcagccatgaaaaTAAATAGTTTGTTAATTTcgtgtttaggcataaaaaaattaataaaatcaaTCTAAGAATATCTCCCAGaactgcatagtgcacctttaagtatttTCTCTGAAGTTGTACTTAAATTTGTAAACAGTCTGGCAACAGTATCCAGTTAAACCACAGTTtagatgtctttgtttttgtgagcGTGCTGTTGGGTTAGCTGGTGGTAAATGTGGGGAAGTTTTCTCATTCGCTCTCATTGTCCTCTGTGTTGTGAGTTTGTCATATACCACGTTCATACAGCTGATGAGTTCAAACGTATGTAGATTTATagagaatcaaatcaaatcaaatcaattcaacttttatttctatagcacatttcatacaaatCAATGTAACACAATGTGCTTTACACATAAACTACAGAAGAGAAGGATCTCTTGACATATGTCAGTTgccccttagcaaaaagtagtatacttgaagttcattttattaagtatgcttgagtataagtataagtatagcaagtatactatggaccatgtacttggagcgtactagaaagtatactaatttaatacttcttcggactaaattggaacattttcaagcttataaaagtatactttaagtttactttataaggtcattttaagtttacacaAGTACACTTttaagtatacaacaagtacactcatctatatactactagtgtactaagtatatacttctagtccacattttagtttattaacatgtaagtttataacaggggtaatacctcaaagcaaatgtgtgtagtgaaaaacatttttattcagttaaattaaatgtaagtaCAAGTCAATGACTTGACCTTATtctgtacttacatcaagatatACTAAGCATTAGTACTTTGTGGCAGTAAGAAGTAAAAAAGTACTGTAATGTTTCAGCTATGAGGAGCAAGCAGAGTGTAATTTAGCAAGCTCCAGCCAGAGATTTGTCATTTATTACCACACACTGCCACAgcttaacagacgggaagtctctcccggaaaacaccccttcactcacgatgccaacatttttatcatctttgttaacttgacacaatttaaccacagaacaaggatgtgaattaacccacaaccgtcctacacatcatcttattcacaaccacattcacgaaccataattacaccaacaacaacagagtctTTGcagcacagtccacaaggggcgttacagcatactaaagtacaagtataagctttagtattaaagtataagtgtaagtctaagtattaatgtacttagtcttagactattctttatacttttcagtatacaccaagtatacttcactatacttttcttaagtatataaaatatagtatataaaaagtacacttcaagtatactgcctcagttttagtataaaataagtatacttgtagtacacttgaataaactactttttgctaaggggcagctgatttaatttgatcgaacagtgtgaaaacaacatcacgtttaaacacacacacacacgcacacacgacAACAGAAGACAAAACAGTGGAGTGGAACAGAGAGCAGGACTGAGGGACCAATACTAATTTTGTGAGGGCATTGTTCTGTTTTGTGATTTGCAAAAGGAACCATATTAGAAAATGCACCAtgtgaacagaaacaaaaatgtgCTTTCACTTCCCGACAAATGAAAGCCATCTTTCAGTGCACGACAtgtgagctgcagctgcatgaCACAAAAGTGTGAAAACCATAAAAGCTTTTCCTGCCTCATATACTTTCACACACTCTGCTGCCACAGCCTGCTGCACCCTTGTCCACTCGGCACACATGATGGACACCTGCCTCTGAGGCAACATGGAGAGTGAGGGGATGTTGGTGCAGTCTATTTACTACGGGAGAATTGGAAGCGAGGCCACAGAGACGCTGCTGGAGACGTTTGGACGTGAGGGCAGCTTTCTGCTGAGGGACAGCGAGACTGTGCAAGGGGcctactgtctgtgtgtgaggtgAGCTGTTTGTGGACGGGCTTCTACAAACTGGACCGAAAGTGGCATTTGTCATGTGCTTCTTTTCCACCCTTGTGCGTGCTCGTTGGCTGGTCCTCTTTTAAGTGGTGGTGAGGTGAGACTCACGATTTGCCGCAGAGATAAGCTGTGAAACCTAGCTGAAAGTGCTAATTTGGGGTTTTTACGAAGTGTTTCCTGTAAGTCTGTGCATCATagtaacatttttgaaaaagaaattgtATTTCAACTGTAGTTGTATTAATAATGGgtatttttgtgattttcaaGTACAGGCAATGACAAATCCACTTTGCATGTAAACAGACTCTAATATAGTTTAATTTTATCACTATAATGTTTGTGTATAAATGATGAAacgaaacctttttttttaccaccatGAACTCCTCCCTAAAAATATTTTAAGTACTACAGATGTGTACATTTTTATAGGTGCCTGTGTCATTTCCCTTGTATTTTGGGTTCCTTGTGACAAAGTGAGAGGTCAGACTTATAGCTGAGTCTGTGCTGACTAAATCACACAATACATGTGGTGTTCGGACAGCTCAGAAGGTGTTTAACAGATATCAACAAGAAAGCATAAATAGTCACAAGCCATTTGATCAGAAGAGTGAAAGAGAATGAGTGCTTAGTGTGAGTATTATATCTATTTTTTGAACGTCTGAATGTATTTGAAGGCATCTCTTTTACAGTAAACAAGTTGTGGTTGACAAATTGCACGACGGTAGAACTCAACTAATAGCAACACTAGTAAAAAGGCcaaagattaaaaataaaaccacagagaAATAACAGGATATCCAAACCTACAGTATTTCCCGTTCAGTTTTGCAGAAAGCTCAGACATGCACAAGAAATACTGACAGTGATGGAAGAGGTACTCAGGTCTTTGACCTAAGTCAAGGTAGCAGTCCCACACAGAAAAGCTACGCAAATAGTCTTACATTTAAAATCAGCAAATTGTACTTAAAGTATAAGCAAGTACTCAATAAGCAATGGTTACATTTATGATATACATATTATTGGAATTTTGTTTCTGGTACTTCACCATCTATGCAGCATCTATGACAGTACATGTGTTAAAGGTTCTCTGTGGAGGTTCTGCGGTATGTTGGAGGCATGTCGTTAGTTCAAGTTATCGGACTTCATTTCTAAACCAACATGTGTGCAGAGTGGACAGAGTATATAAAGTCACAGCCTTCGGACTGTCGACCCGAGTCCTTCACGTAGAACTCCACAGTGGAGTAGCTTTAAACAACTTGAACAAATCGCCCACAGGAAAGTAAGAAACAGAGCGAGGAGGCGGAGGTCTCAGTTTTCACGTCATGTTACAACCCGCTCACATATGGCctttaaaaaagtgattaatacatgttaaCTGCTACAAATTGTTTTACAGCCCCtttaaaaaacatgcaaaatgtgCATAAATGTGATGtagtaaaatgtacaatattttcctcttagATTAGTGGAGAAGTATAGAATAGCATAAATTGGAGGTGAAGTGCCTCAAACGCTCAATGACGGAGTGTAACAACTctagtactgtacttaagtacaactgTGAGGTATTCGTACTtatttacatacatgtaaatacatgtataatttacttttacttgtacttttgatatttagttacatttaatatcagatactttaagacttttacttaagtactatttgtatgagtgactttcacttttaaggAAAAGTCATGTTTTAACACAATAGTACTtctactcaagtatgacttttgggtactttatgtactttatatacagtagtgcacatatatactgtatgtaagaACAGTAAGTAAATGTACACATAAACTTTATTCCACTGCTGTGTACTGTGGACTACTCTGACAATATAACAAACAAAACTGCAAAGATATTCAAAGAGTCGACTTGTAGTTTAGATAATTAGAATTACAGTCATCTGCCAAAAAGTCTTTCATATTTACAAATAagttgcctttttaaaaaaaaatttgaaacatatttacatttttgaaagagaCCCAGAATAATGTATAACGAAAGCATGTGAAAACTAAGAAAGATTTATTGTCCTGTAAAAAGATTAGCGCGGCCTGACTGAGGTCTGGTTTCACCTCGATTCTGtcaaacagaaagcagaaaTCAGTTTCAGTCCTCTCTTTCAGATTAGTCATCAGGATGGAACATGTGAGTACACTTTGTGTCATTTCTGACTGACTTGTTCCCAGCAAATCAACCCAATTTTTCACTTTTATGTTTTGCAGGAAAGCTCCGTTTGTGCACACCTACAGGCTTGTGCACTCTGCTGACGGCTGGTGTCTTCAGGTGGGTGATTGTatctacactcacacacacacacacacacacacacacacacacacacacacacacagacaaggatgttatttattgtttcctgCGTGTGTTCAGCAGGCTTCAGGGGTCAGACTGCACGGTTTTAGGACTCTGGAAACACTGATAGAGAGCTACAGACGGGTCGCGGCCTCCCATGACAGTATACCCTCACTCACAGAGCCGCTAGACAAAACACAGCTCCAACACATGAGCCCCGGACAAggtatgacacacacacacacacacacacacacacgtgtgctGCCTAACATGCTACGTTAcaaattattttccttttccaaTCTAGTCCACGCgctcacacacaggcacaaacacacacaggtacacacacacgaAGCTCATTAAAGAGTTAAAGAGTCCCCTTCTGGCTGTGAAACGTCTGTCGGGGATCATGACCTGCTCGCTCAACTATTAAGACACTTTCACCGGTGTCCTCCACAGAGTTTGTCTACATGGAAACATGCGGCAGCAGCTCTGTCTGTTGAGGCCGGGGCCTTCAGCCTGCGAGAGGAAACCCACTGATCAGCCGGGCAGAGAggatcagaaacagaaacatgcaGCACGGCCACAGCAGGGATCTGTGTATGGTGACTGTAATGTtgtttcatgtttaattttCCTCAATATTTGTGTCACTTTGGTGCCCGTAAGAAAGTAAGCGCAGACTGAGTGTGTTACTTGATATGATTATAAGAAAGAGCTACAATTCTGGGAACTCACAAAATAAATGCTGTGCAAATACACCAAACACTGTCTCTTGCTGTGGTTTCATTACAACAGACATCACCTTCATATGCTGCctgttatgtgtgtgaaaggctGCGTTCACTTGTTCAGTCGTCTGCGGTGCTCTGCGTCACAGAACTCAGGATATTTCACCTTCTTGTGGTCATGTATTATAGTCTTTTTATCACAATCACACAGATGGAGCcgatgtgtttttctgttttgtatcaGCCTGGGGAAGTCACACTCACGTACAGTAATCAGTGTGATCTGTGTGATGGTTGTGGTTTGTCCGCCAATCTTTTATCTGATCTGAAGCCACTGTCACAGCACAGGAAACACAGCGATGCAGGCAAGGCATATCAGAAAATCTATTGTGGGCACACTCATTTCACCGCGTGACTTtcttttgtattcatttatgCAGCGCGAGGCTCTTCTCAGTCGCTGGCAGTGCCCAACCTACAACCTGGTTTTCAGGCTTGACAACATGCCCGTCTTTTACTGATCTCAACCTGGTgtcaaatgcaaataaatagaaTACAGCTTCACTTTAGGGTTAATCAGTGTTATGGTTAGTCTGTCAAACTGAAACAcagtgtttcttcttttcttggcACTTCCTCTTAACAGCCATACTGTAAACATCAATAAGTAATCTAAACAGCAAAAGTGAGCAGTTTGTGGTTTCCCTGATGATTTGCTGTCCTCCATTTGTTTAGAGTATGAGTTTGACAGGAGGAATTTTCTTACGCATTGCGGCTTTCGCGGCATTATATTTAGCTGAACTAGTCGGAGTGATCTGGTTTTGTGCATGCTCACTCACCAACAAAGCTTACTGTGCCCTCGTGGGTTACACCTGTgatttttcctgctttgacaagtcaaaacatctgctgtgaaaagggtCTATAAGCCCTGACATCAtattgatcttctgatggtgTGGTTGCTTTGGGTCTGCCTGATCGTGCTTTGGATACAACTGATTCAGTTTCTGTAAAGCCCCCTCAGAAACCTTTAGTGTAGTCATGATATGACGCTGAGAAAGCCCCTCTTTGCTTAAAATAAcaacgtgaccactgacacctTCGCTCAGCTCTGATACCATGTGTCTTTCTATGCCATGCAGTGCTACTCAGTAAGACAGTACTTTACGGAAACTTAAGGCGCAGCCATCTTGATACGGGCTGCAAGTGAACAAGCAACTGATGATGAGTGTCGCCTTAATTCAAGAAAAACTGACCTTTTGGACAACAGTTAAACTACCTATAAATAGTGCAGGATTTTAAATCTATCTTATAAACATTACATGTCATGACATAATTGGggcgaccgtggctcaggtggGAGGGTGGGTGGGCGGTTCGATCCCCACACAGCCAACTGCatcatggtcgttgtgtccttgggcaagacacttcacccaccttgcctcgtgtgaatgtgtatgactgctgtatgtttgaggtggtggttgGAGGGGccgtaggcgctgaatggcagccacgcttccgtcagtctgccccagggcagctgtggctactaccgtagtttaccaccaccagtatgacagagtgtgaatgaatgaatgtcagcgactttgggtcattgaaaagcgctatatgaataataataacataactgtgttttaaaatgtttggtaacTTTGGTTTATGTACAAATGTTATAGACTTTTGGACTTTACTGTGTAACAGCCTATATACATTTGCTAAAATCTCCTCTGTTGCACAACTCTGATCACTACATGTCCAGTGAGAACTGAAGTTTGATcacttgatttctttcttttgactTTAACCATTAGATCTGAGTGTAAGCCTATTCAGGgataattcaacattttagaatgtaatataatataacatgaGATGATTGATTCCACTGTCATGTTGGTAAATTACACATAAGGCAACAACCAGCAACCAGTCAGCCTATTTTAGCATAAAGGCTGGAAAAAGGTGTTAAAAATGCGTATTTTGGCTACTAAATCTCATCACATCGTATCTTGCTTTTTTGATCTGGATGGTTTATTCCAACATGTTTGTCTATAGATTTAACAAAGTTAATAAATTGGAGCCAGCCTGCAGTTGACTTTTGGCCCTCTGGACAGAGCCTGGCTACTTGTTTCCcccatgctaagctaagttgACCAGCTGCTAGCTGTGACTCCATATACtgtatccaccttattcctgaggGCGCTGATGTAGAAACGATTATGGGTCCAACTTCCGGTGACACGCCGGAAGTAGCAGTGAGCCATTGGTTGCTAGCGGTTTTCGTGTCCCGTAGCGGTTTATTTGTAAGTCTGGTGTTTTACTACTGTTACAATTATCAGCTCTAAAAATGTCCTTGCGCAGCTCGGGAACGTGTTGCGCTGTTCGTGGTTGTGCTAATAACCAGGCGAAATTAAATCTGTGGCTAAAGGAGCAGTGTTTTGAACATGAACCCCGGACGAATAGGGAATGTTGTTGTGAGAGTCCGAGTCGGTACAGTTTCCACCGCCTACCGAGGGATGAGGAACTCAGAAGGATGTGGCTGAAGCAGCTCAACCTGAAGAAACCACCAAAAACACTTTACGTGTGCtcgtttcattttgttgaaaaaaagcCCACGGAGGAACACCCGCACCCTACTTTGTGGTTGGGCTATGAGAGACCACCGGAGAAGAGACGCCGGGTGCTAAAGAGGACTGACAGCAGTGTCACGAAAATAACAGGTATGATTTCATGCGTGTGGAGGTACAGTACTGTAGTATTTGTCAGGCAACAACATGTATTACCCTTTTCTGAACAGTTCAAATGTGACGTGCGTCTGGTCTGCTGGTCAGTATGATActaaaaatgtcacaatttCAGTACAGACGCAAATGTTCAACAATGCAGTATTTTAATCTCATCTGAATGTAATATTGTAGTTGACATTATGTACCGGGGTTTCTCTTGCTTTCTGAAGCGCATAAGTGATGCGGTTACCAGTGGGAAGTAGTTGGGTGGATGGAAGATTAATGGAGTGGGTGTAATAAAAGTGTCATATGTTTATGTTGAACACTATATTTTCAACAACAGCTTAATTCTTCTTTCTTATGTATGATATACCTTCTATTACCAGAAATGTTAGAGCTATGTAACAATTTTCTGCTTTGGATTATTAAAgtgttctgattctgataatgaAAACCCTAATGCATCACGTTTTGATAATCATGTACTCTATTGCTACCCTCAGATGAGCAAAATGAGATGAATCCGGGTGAGGAGCTGTGTGCAGCAGCAAAGTCATCCTGTGATGCCCAAACACAGTGGTCAGACCCAGGGATGGAGGATCACATCTATTCAAAAGGGCCCACCATCACGTGTGAACTGCatacaccaccaccaccagaaCTGCAACACCCTGTTGCTGACAGCATTTTAGAGAGTGATGCAGACTCCCTTCTGTATACAGGCATTCCTCAAACAGAATTTAGAACACTCGTAGAGTGCCTACAACCATTTGCCCCAGCTTCACCATCAATGCCAGTTGTGGACCAAATTCTTATGACTTTGATGAAACTAAGACAAAACTTTGTCATGGCTGATTTAGCACGCCGATTTAAAATATCGCAAGGTCAGGTTAGCAAGACAGTGGGAATGTGGGTAGACATTATGTGTGAACACATGAAGGATCTCATTGTGTGGTTGCCGCGTGAAACAATCAAAGCAACATTGCCAAAAGCTTTTAAAGAGCACTTTGCTAACACAACCTGTGTCATTGACTGCACAGAGACAGTtttacaaaaaccaaaaaacctGGATTCAAGAAGTGAGTCATACAGTCACTATTATGCAAATAACACAGTAAAGTATTTAGTGGCTGTTTCTCCCTCAGGAGTAATCATGTTTATTTCTGATGCTTATGGTGGAAAATGCAGTGACAGGTACATAACGCAGAACTGTGgtttcctagactacttgcgtGCTGGAGATGAGGTGATGGGTGACCGTGGGTTCACGGTGAGGGACTTGCTGGAGGAGCGTAGGGTGAACCTCATCATTCCAACATTCACACGCAAAGGGTGCCAGCTGACCAACGAGGGGGTCACTCGTACACGTCGCATTGCTCATGCTCGCATTCATGTTGACGGTGTGTCAGTCATCTTAACTGACTCTCCGCCCAGCTGTAGAAGGTTAACTAGGCCTTTATACCATATTGCtatgttacattttatttaattgctgctttgattttatcagcattttttttattttcttttaaatttatgttaaaaatgttgaagTTCTTTGCTTTTGCTGTTTTCTTCGTCCGGTGTTTGAAAGTGTGCTTATTGATCACGACCTATGGATGAAGTCTGGGTAAATTAATTCTTTACAAATGAGGTGATGTATCACTCAACTTTATTTCACTCgcaaaatgtataaatactTTGTAGAAGCACTAGATCATATATAGATCTACATTTCAAGACTTCAAGCCAACCAGTTGGCTTTGGCAGCGCAAGTATATTTCatcaaaacagcaacaaacatgTCCTTGTTTAAACAGACAACCGGAAACACAACATAATCTAGCAAAGCAAAATTATCATACATCTGCAGCGAGTTATGCTGTGATCATTTTACATGTCCTTAAatgtattaaaggtgcaatatgtgaccATTTTTGGCCACTTCATATCTCATACTATGAAATAACTggtaactgtagctgccgttagctagttagctcagctagTCATGCAAATAGCAGTTCAGCTGGGTGCTGCGGGACAAGGGTAGTCTAagtgtttacaccactagcacagAAGCTTTGGACTgggattagcatgctaactccagcAGATATCTCGCcaacacaatacataaataCTATCACGTCAAAAATACTGTTTTCCTCATGGGTGTGAATGATCTCTCATGTTGTTCAAGCCCTAACCAAAGGTAATTTTCTGTCACTATGTGATGGACAATTAAGTTTCTTGAATCTTggtttcttcatattctgttgataactttagtttCCAACAacaattcttacattttgcttctttaaaatatattaaagtaTACCAAAACTTAAAAGACCACACAAATGAACATCATcatacactcatacacactacacctgctttgtttttacatttgaatttgtCCTTTCCATGTTGCTTTCAAGACCTCTTTTCAGGATTTTTCCACTGTATCCTCCACCTCTGTGATCTCCTCCACAGGCTCCATTGACGGGGCAGGAAGGAAGATCTGAAAATATGAAACACGGACacacaaaacattacattttatcaTTCACGTTATTTCATTTTAACTATATGAAGCACTATGTACTTTTTTTGAAAAGTGCTCGATAGATAAAGTTCATTATAGGAATTCAATaatgtttgtggttgtttgaGTGATAAATTAAGTGGTGTgggtctctctttctctctcttcctctgtgtgtgtgtgtgtgtgtgtgtgtgtgtgtatgtgtgtgtgtgtgtgtgtgcgtggacaGTATGGGCTTATACTTACGTtgaatgtgtcatgtttttccAGGAAATGTATGTACTTCGGCGGGGGGCGAGGAATCGGAGGAAACAAGATCTTGATTATAGacaccctgaaacacacacacacgcacacattttgatatgatttttttttttgcttttttcaaaacaaacagttggCCACAAAGTGAAACcgaaaaagaaaggagaaaaaagattGCATCCTTTCTTTATCTTCCTCTGCATCTTCTCTCATTTAAAGCTTTTCCTGTTTGGCTATTTCAGAACTCACACGGGGGAGTTTCTGTCTTCACTCTAAGGAAGTTTAGGGTCAATGCGATGGTTTTTCGTAGAAAAACACACTGCCACCACCCAAACACTCCTCTCACATCTCCTTTCTGCATTCTGTTTTCTAACTGAACTTTAGTACTTCTGCCGACGTCAGCGCCAACCTTTAAGTGAGGGGACAGCGCTTATGTTTTTAGATTCAGGTTTTCCATCATCTCACAGAGGCGGACAGAGAAATAAAGCAGAGAAAGGGCAGCAAGTCTGCGAGGAGTTGTGTAGATGAATGGgcgagtgtgagagtgtgtgagtcaCGCGTCAGTCAACAGTTGAGTcattcagtcagagacagaaacagtaCCTCTGATAGCGCACCAACAGCAGCACGGCCAGGAGGATCATGGGTATTCCAAGTGAGATTAAGACGATCACAAGGAGGTTGACTTTGTTTGTCGGTTCTATCgctacaaacagacacacacataaatatgaTGATTATTGTATTGAGGTGATTGCCCTCAAGGAATAGAAAAGAGCGTTTTCCGGCTTCCGGACATCAACCAATCAAGTAACAGAAGAAGATGATACAACTCTGATTCCTGTGAATGTGGACTCCTGGTAGATTAGCTAATGAGCT
The sequence above is drawn from the Sparus aurata chromosome 21, fSpaAur1.1, whole genome shotgun sequence genome and encodes:
- the LOC115572183 gene encoding SH2 domain-containing protein 1A-like isoform X1 — translated: MESEGMLVQSIYYGRIGSEATETLLETFGREGSFLLRDSETVQGAYCLCVRKAPFVHTYRLVHSADGWCLQQASGVRLHGFRTLETLIESYRRVAASHDSIPSLTEPLDKTQLQHMSPGQEFVYMETCGSSSVC
- the LOC115573377 gene encoding uncharacterized protein LOC115573377 produces the protein MSLRSSGTCCAVRGCANNQAKLNLWLKEQCFEHEPRTNRECCCESPSRYSFHRLPRDEELRRMWLKQLNLKKPPKTLYVCSFHFVEKKPTEEHPHPTLWLGYERPPEKRRRVLKRTDSSVTKITDEQNEMNPGEELCAAAKSSCDAQTQWSDPGMEDHIYSKGPTITCELHTPPPPELQHPVADSILESDADSLLYTGIPQTEFRTLVECLQPFAPASPSMPVVDQILMTLMKLRQNFVMADLARRFKISQGQVSKTVGMWVDIMCEHMKDLIVWLPRETIKATLPKAFKEHFANTTCVIDCTETVLQKPKNLDSRSESYSHYYANNTVKYLVAVSPSGVIMFISDAYGGKCSDRYITQNCGFLDYLRAGDEVMGDRGFTVRDLLEERRVNLIIPTFTRKGCQLTNEGVTRTRRIAHARIHVDGVSVILTDSPPSCRRLTRPLYHIAMLHFI
- the LOC115572183 gene encoding SH2 domain-containing protein 1A-like isoform X2 produces the protein MESEGMLVQSIYYGRIGSEATETLLETFGREGSFLLRDSETVQGAYCLCVRKAPFVHTYRLVHSADGWCLQASGVRLHGFRTLETLIESYRRVAASHDSIPSLTEPLDKTQLQHMSPGQEFVYMETCGSSSVC